Within the Paenibacillus pabuli genome, the region ACAAGCTGCGCTCCACGTTTGGCAAGTTCCATGGCAGCAAGCTGCCCCAATCCGCTTGTTGCTCCGGTGATTACGATAATAGGCTGTGTTGTTTTCATGGTTAAGTCTCCTTTTGACACGAACAGAGTCGGCAGATATAATTGACATAAATCAACTATATATTTTAATTGATATTTGTCAACTATGTATTCTGAAGTCTGCTTTGAAACACCAAGGAGAGGGGAAAACAAAAATGAGTGAACATGTAACCAAAACAAAAGATAGAGAAACCCTGGAACTGGCGCTTGGTGAGCAGATCCATGCCTTGATTAGTGCTTCGCATGCGCTCAATGTCCGGTCTGCCGAGCGTTTTGATGCGACGCTGCAGCCTGCGGCTTTTCACCTCGTACGGTGGTTGTACTCTTATGGTCCAACAAGTGCCGCAGCTTTGGCAGAAGCGACTGCCATGGACCGCAGCTCGGTAAGCCGTCTGATTAAGCAGCTCGAAAAGTCGGGATATGTGATGAAGGAGCAGGACCCCGATGATCGGCGCGGCGTTTTATTGTCCCTGACGGAGCTTGGTCAA harbors:
- a CDS encoding MarR family winged helix-turn-helix transcriptional regulator, which translates into the protein MSEHVTKTKDRETLELALGEQIHALISASHALNVRSAERFDATLQPAAFHLVRWLYSYGPTSAAALAEATAMDRSSVSRLIKQLEKSGYVMKEQDPDDRRGVLLSLTELGQQSTGSALKEKESAFYDRISKWDDEELERFTARLRQFNGLEG